DNA from Colletotrichum higginsianum IMI 349063 chromosome 7 map unlocalized unitig_7, whole genome shotgun sequence:
CCCCACTGGACCTCGAAGGAGCCGTACTACGATGATTTTTACACGTTGTGGGACACATTCCGCTGCACTCATGCCCTCATCTCTCTCATTCTGCCCAACCGGCAAGTTGATATGAGTAAGTGCCGTTACCGGGATTGTCCCACCAAGACTCCTTTCTAACAGAATCTAGTCCGAGCCATGATCGACATCTGGCGGCATGAACGTTTCTTGCCAGAGGGCCGCAGCCATAACCACAACGGCCGAGTCCAAGGCGGTTCCAATTCCGACAACgttctcgccgacgcctacgtcaagaagctcgacacGCAGGGGCTCATCAACTGGGCGGATGGTTACGCTGCGGTGCGGACCAACGCCGAAATACAACCCTACAACAATTTCGACTTCAACGACCCGACGGGAAGCACCAAGGAGGGCAGAGGCGCCCTGGACGACTGGAAGAAGTATGGTTACGTTTCTGTCAACTATGGCAGGAGTGTGAGCAAGACCGTAGAGTACTCCTTGAACGACTTTGCCGTGTCGCAGATCGCCAAGGGCGAGGCGCCCGAGCAAGCCGCGACCTACCTGAACCGTTCCGCGTAAGATATAACCCTGTCGCACCGGGAGGCTGTTTTTTTTTACGTATGCTGACAGAAGCAGTGGTTGGCAGAAGATCTGGATCAAAGACGCTGCGGCTTTGAACTTCACCGGCTTCCTCGCCCCTTTGCAAACCAACGGCTCGGTCCTCGCGGGCTACAGCCCGCTCGAATGCGGAGAATGCAACTGGCAGGCCATCTCCTACGAGGGCACGCCCTGGGAGTACAGCTTCACCGCGCCGCATGACATGTCGACCCTGATAGCCCTGATGGGCGGCCCCGACGACTtcgagcgccgcctcgacaCGAGCTTCGTCCCCGGTTTGGCGGAGCAGGACCAAGGGAACAACGGCATAGGAAGCATGATCTATAACCCGGGGAACGAGCCCAGCTTCATGACGCCGTTTCTCTACAACTACGTCGGGCGCAGGCAGTGGAAAAGCGTGATGCGGAGCAcgtccgtcgtcgacgagtaCTACCACGTGGGCGCGAGCGGGATCCCCGGCAACGATGACGCGGGAAGCATGAGCAGTTGGCTCGTGTGGAACATGCTTGGCTTGTACCCGGTTGTCACGCAGCCTGTTTACCTTGTCCTGTCACCTCGGTTCGAAAACATCAGCATCAAGCTGGGCGAGGCAGGCGGCACGTTGAGGGTTACCGCCACGGGGTTCGAGCAGGGGCACTACGTCCAGAGTCTCAAGGTCAATGGCAAAGTGTGGGATAAGAGCTGGGTTACCCACGAGGATCTTTTGGGGCCCAACAATGAGGGAGGCTTGCTCGAGTTTGTGCTGGGTTCGCAGCCACAAGAATGGGACTCGGGCGAGTTGCCGCCCAGCCCAGGTGCCTTGTAATATTAGTCTCGCTCTGCAGCTTCATAGTGCTTGGCTATGCAGAAAAGAACAGTGAAGGTGCCACAGAAGAAACGAGCATAAGTCACTCAAGCAAATGACTACCGTAGCCAATTTCGCTTCCTCCCCTTGAAAGAACATTGCGAGATCGACGGCCGAGAGTGAATTGTCGAACCCCTGCACGGAAGTTGGCACATGTTCCTGAATAGGTATGGTTGGTTTCCTGCCCAGGTCCGGGGCTTTTCCGACTACAGATCTCCAAACTCCAAATATCAGGGTGCGTCGCCACCATTTGTCTCGTAATATCACTCAAACAACAGCCTGACCGACCATCGGACTTGGAACGGAGGGCTGCAATAAACATCCCGTTCAATTCGGTACATTTCCCGTCAGGCGCTTCTAGTCCCTTTTGTTCTTgtacggcgtcgacatcTGCCTCTTCGTTGGCCGCAAAGCGTCGATTACGAACCCCAACATGGCACGTCGTTCAGCAGCAGACCCAACATCCGGCAAcgcgacggaggcggcgccgctgtTGGGCACATCTTTCGAGGAAGAGAGTCGCCAAAGCACTTCATCGAACCGTATCCCTGATTCAGATGACGTGGGTGGCCCAGGACAGGATAAACTAGCCTTCAGAatggccgccgcggcctggTCATTTGTTGTCTTGGGACTTTTCGTCTCGACGATCGGCGTCACCATTCCTCATATTCAGGACGACTACCGCCTCACCGATATCCACGTGTCTGCGATCTTCCTCGTTGGCCCCGTTGGGTACTGTCTCGCATCATCGCTGAGCAATCGCGTTCATCTCAGATTCGGCCAGAGAGGGATTGCCGTGCTTGGCCCAGCATGCCATCTCCTCTACGCGGTCACGGGCGCGCTTCATCCTCCATTTCCGGTGTTCTTGCTGGCCACTGGCGTTGGGTCGCTCGGCGTAGGGCTATTGGACGGATCTTGGTGTGCCTGGGTCGCCGGACTTGAAAGTGCAAACACGCTATCTGGTATTTTGCACGGCTCTTTCTCGGTGGGAGCCGCCATCTGTCCGTACCTTGCTGGCATCATGCTCTCTGCAAACGACGGACTTTGGTATCAGTGGTTCTATGTACTAGTAAGCTGCTTCTGGGTAGTCATTCATCGAGCGCAGGATGTTTTGGCTAACAGTTCGTCTCAGTCCATTGCATCTGCCCTTGAGCTTCTTATTTTATGCTTGGCATTTAGGCACGAGGACTCAAAGAGATACCACAGCAGCAGGGGCTACTCGGCGCTCGAAACTTCCAACGACAAAGTAAACCAGCGAGAAGTCCTGAAATACAGCGCAACGTGGGTCTACGCAGCATACCTCCTCGCAGACGTGGGTACCGAGAGCACGGTATCCGGCTGGGTCGTGGCTTTCATGCTGCGCGTTCGGAATTCCAGCACGTACGCATCGAGTATCTGCTCGTCGGGCTTCTGGGCAGGCATGGCAGTCGGCCGTGTGGCTTTGGGGGTTGTAACGGACAAGCTCGGCGCCCGCCGGGCAGTCGTCTTGTACCTTGCCCTGGCGCCCGTCTTTGTTATTCTCTTCATGTTTGTCCGGGTTTTATGGGTGTCGGTACTGTCCATGTCACTGATAGGGTTTCTGATGGGCCCCTTGTTTCCCTCTTGCATTGTCCAGCTCGTCCATTTCTTGCCAAAAGAGCTTCACGTTAGCGCCGTTTCTTTTGTGGCATCGATTGGCCAGATTGGCGGGGCAATACTTCCGTACCTACTGGGAGCTATCACGCAAGTGATGGGTCTATGGGTGTTCCCGTACATGCTCTTGGCGCAGTTCTCTGCCATGCTTCTTTTGTGGACGTTGTCGCTGAGACTTTCGAGAAACGATGAAGTTGAAGAAGAGCCTGAAGGGGAGACTCACCGCCCCGAGCAAGACTGAGACATTCATTCATTTGGGACTTTTGTTGAAGGACTGGCTTGGGAGAGGCGGAGGATCTCGGGCAGTGCCCAGTGAAGACGAGTATATAATCAAGAATTATGACAACGCAATTCAAAATTTCAATCGTCGTACAGTAGACTAAGTGAGGTAGAAGTAGAGCAGATGATTTACTCCGTCATCCAGCCAAGGCTAAGTATACGCAATGCCAGCTGTTGATACTGCTAATGACATTGCTGCACAACACCAAAATAGACCGGCCAGTTGTCTGGGAAGGACGGAAACTGGAGGCTAAAGGAACCATGAGAAGAACCTGAATCTCACTCTCGGCCGTATAGAGCCCTGTCTTCCGAAGTTCCCTGACCAACCCAATCTTCAACATCAGGGGTGGGTATCGGAACCGCAAAGCAGATAGACGTATGCAAGTCCGATCCTGAACGGAGTGGAGCGCACCATTAGTGGAGCCTATCAACGTCGCGGTCCATTAGACTGGGTTTATTCTTACTTGCCGGCACGGTTTTAGGTATCAGTTATGCTAAACCTCCATCATGAACTTTTCGTCATCACCCGGACACAAGCGTGGATTGATTTCCTGGGAAAAGAGACAAAAAAGCTCGCTTGAAGCTCATATGCTATGTTACAATCTATATGCCAACACCGCCAAATGAAACCCCAAAAAGATGGAAACAGCCGTAGGAAAAAGAGACTTGGTGAAACATGACTGGGCCCCGTATCCTCTCCGACACTCGCAAGACTATTTTCGAGTTCAGCTGTAGACCCCGTGTCCCGCACGTTCTACATCTCTCGCTAGTCCCTGTTGTTGCTGACAGAGGATTCCCACGCCCTGGCGCCTTTCCTCGATCGAGTTCGACTCCCGAGTCGGAATCTTCCAGTCTGGTCCGAGTCGTCCTATGGGTCCCCAGTCGTCAGTCTCCTGGCCGTgtgctttttttttcttttctctccgCAATGCAACGGGAGCGTCTCGCGGGAAAGGAATTCCAAAGAAGGACAAACGCCTCAAGGATATTCAGACGAAGCCCTGTTTCGCACTGGCAATGTCGTCTCTACTCCAGCCCTGGGACAAGGGGATGTCGTCACGCACATTGTTGTTGCCTTCGACGTCGGTGGGGGCAAGTTCCACCTGGACTGCCTTGGGCATATCGGCGCTCATGCCGAACCAACCGCCTCCAAGCATGGCGATGGTGACGCCGAGTTGTGTACCGAACAGCAGCACGAGCTTGGTCGCGAAGGAACCCATGACAGGGTCGAGGCTCGGGATGTGGTTGAAGGCGTACGTCGTGGTATAAGCCAGATGGATGAGATGAAAGGGCATGCCAATCACGGTGGCCCGGAGCATCAGCATCGCAGGACGGCAATTGGGGCTGGACGAGGATCGAATCTTCATGAAGGTAGGCCACATCCATCCGCAGacgccgaggatgacgaagagCTGCATGCAGTTGCCGATTTGGTTCAGGGTCTGGTTCATGACGCCACTGCTGGAGTGGCTGGGGGCGCCTCCGTATGTTGACATGCCAATGCCTCCGGTGTTGCAAAGATGCGTGACGCCCAGGATGATCTTCTCTGTCCAGCGCTTCGGTGAGCCGGGAAGGATGATGTTCCTGTACGGGTTACCATGTCAGCGACTGCGTGATTCGGGAATAATTGCAAAACCTCTTACGTTTCGTAGACAATACCGATCAGTGTCAACGACAGGCAGGCCAAGCTGCCCGCGTTCGTCATGATGTTGAATTGGTTAGGGAGCAGCGGTTCGTCTTTCTTGATAATCAGGTAGATGTCGGCGATGAATCGCATGAAGAAGTGCGAGACAAGAAGGGGCCAGCAGACCATGCCCTTCTTTCCATGCTTCCATGTAATCCAGCCCGCAGGTGGGAGTAGCAGGGCGTAGATCACTAGCTCGGCATAGGCGAGGTTGACGACATCGCTAGAGACTGGCGGGAGGTTCGGAATCGCCTCTCCAGCCATTTTGAGTAACAAGCTGTATTGATGCTGATATTCGAGTTGACAGTTTGGTTGGTCGGTTCGAAGATGGGCTCGATGTGATCGGGGCGCGGTGTGGGGTGGCTTGGCTTGGTTATGGATGGAAGTCAATAGTTGTTAACCAACAATTTGGGTCCAAGGGCGTCTTGCTCGACCAGATGCAACGTTTGCCAGCTTTGTGTGCGAAGACTTTTGTTGTCAGTTAGCTGTTGAATCTTCGACTGTTCTAATCGTGATATCGCGTTCGATGGAGGACTATTAAAGAAAACCCCTACGTCTGGGCCGAGTCATTCACCATGACGAATGTTTTGGGCCAAAACGAGATCAGGACGTATATCACAAGCAGATTACCGCTGCGATTGACAATACGATCTTCGTGTTATGGTGCACTGCACAGCCTGGGGAGAGGGCTCTGCACCGCAACTCTGGGAAGAGACagcgagaccgagaccgagaccgatCTCTCCTCAACCGAACTGGATGCCCCTGCGCTGTTGCGCGTTGCGGACGGGTAACCCCGAGTGGAGTGTCTGGGCTTGATACAGTAAGGGGTATCCAATCAACGAGTGCCGGCCACCTACATCCGGGCCAACATGCCAGGGGGTGGCCCTGGCATCAACTCCATGATGGATTCCAGTTTGGGGGACACCATGGCGATGAAGTGCGGCAATCCGTTTCATGGCCTCAGtctgccttgccttgccttgccttgccttgccttgccttgccttgccttgcaGCGATCTGCCCTAAGATGAACTAGCGGAGAATTCTATCTAAAGCCAAGCCACCCGTCCAATCTAGGTGAGCTGCTCCATCCATTGGTTGCCACCTACCCTTGCGATAGATGACCTGGCTTTTCAACCTCCGATCGACACTGGGATTGCAAATACCGACGTGGGACCAATCGATGGGACCTTGGAGGGTTTGAAAAGACGGCAAAGTTTACATCGAAACAGATTAGAAGCTCGCTTTCGACGGACGGACGAGGTTGGGCATCGCAAAGAGCGTGGTTCTGAGCACCGACCAAGGCTTCGCCCAATAGCTCACATACACGAGGCAGAACTGGCAATATAATACTGGAAGATTGCCTATATGTCTGTGCTCATACTGATCTCTCCCAATAAGGAAACGGGATTCCCAAATCACTGTCAAATTGGAATCGTCGTGTTGTCATCGGTCTTGCCGGGCTATGATCTAGAGTTTCTTTAAGCTCCCGGTCATTATGCATCGCTGAAAGTGAGGTCCCTCGCCGGTATCTCTTATGAGCCAAGCCTACACCACTTTTACAGGCTCGCTCTCGCCACCTGTATAAAAAAACATCAAGGTCGTGAGACATCAGGCCGGCGAATCAACTCTTGTTGTTCGATTACAAAACGACATCAAAACGGCGAGTCTCAAACCCTGTCTCGCACACGCTGCTCAACCCTCGCTTTCGTGATGGTTGTGGGGAACCAGGATGTGTCTTGCGCTGCCACGCTGGGGACCACAGAAAAGGGCGGTACCACTTCATAGATGGTTCCAGCCCTGGAGGCGTACTGCGAGAATTCAACTCTATGTGGATGCACTGACACGCACTTTGAAAGCCTGTGGCTATCCAGAAGGCCATTGATCCGATATTTCCAACAAACTTGGGATGGCCGACAACCGAAAGTCAGTCAATG
Protein-coding regions in this window:
- a CDS encoding Integral membrane protein codes for the protein MAGEAIPNLPPVSSDVVNLAYAELVIYALLLPPAGWITWKHGKKGMVCWPLLVSHFFMRFIADIYLIIKKDEPLLPNQFNIMTNAGSLACLSLTLIGIVYETNIILPGSPKRWTEKIILGVTHLCNTGGIGMSTYGGAPSHSSSGVMNQTLNQIGNCMQLFVILGVCGWMWPTFMKIRSSSSPNCRPAMLMLRATVIGMPFHLIHLAYTTTYAFNHIPSLDPVMGSFATKLVLLFGTQLGVTIAMLGGGWFGMSADMPKAVQVELAPTDVEGNNNVRDDIPLSQGWSRDDIASAKQGFV
- a CDS encoding Glycosyl hydrolase, yielding MVIKFVAGVSAVLAGLSRVAEARDYTPYVDPFLGTEGPTPGSSYQGGNVFPGATLPFGAVKVGIDTSRWDTRYQANAGYTVEGNVTGISMLHVSGTGGAPTYGLIPQMPLTTLEGVNLLDNLTYMQPRVGHDVAEVGYYRTELKNGIKAEMSASMHAGIIKYQFPTEGGRHVLVDLSHYLPTRGKESQWYSNGQLEHGEDGSWYSGYGVYREGWALGGDFKVYFCGHFDSAPEDAALFSGIYTDPYWPNVTDVKPFFNNATSIRGGVEGYQYANRIGGLFSFPSNVSTLTSKVGISWISADKACQFIRDEIPHWDLNQTVTEAKNRWNNEVFSKIDVKTQNDTQLEMFYTGLYHAHLMPSDRTGENPHWTSKEPYYDDFYTLWDTFRCTHALISLILPNRQVDMIRAMIDIWRHERFLPEGRSHNHNGRVQGGSNSDNVLADAYVKKLDTQGLINWADGYAAVRTNAEIQPYNNFDFNDPTGSTKEGRGALDDWKKYGYVSVNYGRSVSKTVEYSLNDFAVSQIAKGEAPEQAATYLNRSASGWQKIWIKDAAALNFTGFLAPLQTNGSVLAGYSPLECGECNWQAISYEGTPWEYSFTAPHDMSTLIALMGGPDDFERRLDTSFVPGLAEQDQGNNGIGSMIYNPGNEPSFMTPFLYNYVGRRQWKSVMRSTSVVDEYYHVGASGIPGNDDAGSMSSWLVWNMLGLYPVVTQPVYLVLSPRFENISIKLGEAGGTLRVTATGFEQGHYVQSLKVNGKVWDKSWVTHEDLLGPNNEGGLLEFVLGSQPQEWDSGELPPSPGAL
- a CDS encoding MFS transporter — protein: MARRSAADPTSGNATEAAPLLGTSFEEESRQSTSSNRIPDSDDVGGPGQDKLAFRMAAAAWSFVVLGLFVSTIGVTIPHIQDDYRLTDIHVSAIFLVGPVGYCLASSLSNRVHLRFGQRGIAVLGPACHLLYAVTGALHPPFPVFLLATGVGSLGVGLLDGSWCAWVAGLESANTLSGILHGSFSVGAAICPYLAGIMLSANDGLWYQWFYVLSIASALELLILCLAFRHEDSKRYHSSRGYSALETSNDKVNQREVLKYSATWVYAAYLLADVGTESTVSGWVVAFMLRVRNSSTYASSICSSGFWAGMAVGRVALGVVTDKLGARRAVVLYLALAPVFVILFMFVRVLWVSVLSMSLIGFLMGPLFPSCIVQLVHFLPKELHVSAVSFVASIGQIGGAILPYLLGAITQVMGLWVFPYMLLAQFSAMLLLWTLSLRLSRNDEVEEEPEGETHRPEQD